In a single window of the Patagioenas fasciata isolate bPatFas1 chromosome 22, bPatFas1.hap1, whole genome shotgun sequence genome:
- the LOC136111863 gene encoding bifunctional coenzyme A synthase-like isoform X2 produces the protein MAPLTSGPCTTSCSATAGPAGTSPEQRHRDAGGGPPALRCPSWLGHLGPTVSPIKPFAAARLPVPSLSSQPCPGACGGSARSPGAVQLRGPRYRPCPAGLAGTVPGGSPVPRAGGRSVRLLPPRADPPVATLPAPGRTATSHPRSRPSGTGHRAGSPERRSRGGPAARSGAAAAALPAGPGPAMPPFGSGLLVLTAPLAALPRRAAAAVAAAAGVVAGPLYVHLQPGLRLAAPAEPLPAAPPACPALLRALAALYAAAAAQRDLDLRVLLGPGCRRLSRPPRVLLAAAAEAPGPPGPVQLGLQHLAAAAYGCPPHLPAVLLGDPGDGAGDPEEDAQDAGAALPDFSDVVVGGTFDRLHGAHRLLLSACCLLARQRLLAGLADGDLLHHKVLMELIEPYELRAAKLREFLEDVKPSLRYDIVPLGDPYGPAVTDPDLQCLVVSEETRKGGEAVNKKRLENGLPELALYEILLMKDPEHNQNEEEKISSSSLRQRLLGTLLRPPRQDPALPSRPYVIGLTGGTGSGKTSIAKALGRLGAFLIDADKLGHAAYVPGSPAYERVVATFGAEILNEDGTINRKVLGAKVFGNQERLKSLTDIVWPEIARMVKEQIGEADAQGKAVCVLDAAVLLEAGWQDMVHEVWTAIIPEEEAVKRIMARDGLSEEAARSRLRSQMSNSQRVEQSQVVLCTLWEPEVTRKQVEKAWDLLQQRLSP, from the exons ATGGCTCCGCTTACGTCCGGGCCATGCACGACTTCGTGTTCGGccacggcggggccggcggggaccAGCCCTGAGCAGAGGCACCGAGACGCGGGGGGTggccccccagccctgcgatGTCCGTCCTGGCTGGGGCATCTCGGTCCCACGGTGTCGCCAATAAAGCCCTTTGCAGCCGCACGGCTCCCGGTTCCATCCCTCTCATCACAGCCCTGCCCGGGGGCTTGCGGGGGTTCAGCCCGGTCCCCGGGGGCGGTTCAGCTCCGGGGTCCCCGGTACCGGCCGTGCCCCGCGGGGTTGGCGGGGACCGTGCCCGGGGGTTCCCCGGTGCCGCGGGCGGGGGGCCGGTCTGTCCGTCTCCTCCCTCCGCGGGCGGACCCTCCGGTCGCCACGCTGCCCGCACCGGGACGCACCGCGACTTCCCATCCCCGCTCCCGGCCCTCGGGCACCGGGCACCGGGCGGGCTCCCCGGAGAGGCGTTCCCGGGGCGGTCCGGCGGCTCGTTCcggtgcggcggcggcggctcttccggcggggcccggcccggctaTGCCGCCTTTCGGCTCGGGGCTGCTGGTGCTCACGGCGCCGTTGGCCGCGCTgccccggcgggcggcggcggcggtggcggcggcggcgggggtggTGGCGGGGCCGCTGTACGTTCACCTGCAGCCGGGGCTGCGCTTGGCCGCCCCCGCCGAGCcgctccccgccgcgccgcccgcctgcCCGGCGCTGCTCCGGGCTCTGGCCGCGCTgtacgcggcggcggcggctcagcGGGACCTGGACCTGCGCGTCCTGCTGGGCCCCGGCTGCCGCCGCCTGTCCCGGCCCCCCCGCGTCCTGCTGGCCGCCGCCGCAGAGGCACCGGGGCCACCGGGGCCGGTGCAGCTCGGTCTGCAGCACTTGGCCGCCGCCGCCTACGGCTGCCCCCCGCACCTGCCCGCCGTGCTGCTGGGGGACCCCGGCGACGGCGCGGGGGACCCCGAGGAGGACGCCCAGGACGCCGGTGCGGCGCTGCCTGACTTCTCCGACGTGGTGGTCGGCGGGACCTTCGACCGGCTCCATGGCGCTCACCGCCTGCTGCTCAgcgcctgctgcctcctggcccgGCAGCGGCTCCTGGCTGGGTTGGCCGACGGCGACCTGCTCCACC ACAAGGTCCTGATGGAGCTGATCGAGCCGTACGAGCTTCGAGCAGCGAAGCTGCGTGAGTTCCTGGAGGACGTGAAGCCCTCGCTGCGTTACGACATCGTGCCTCTTGGTGACCCCTACGGCCCCGCCGTCACAGACCCCGACCTGCAGTGCTTGGTGGTCAGCGAGGAGACCCGCAAGGGAGGGGAGGCCGTGAACAAGAAGAGACTTGAAAAT GGGCTCCCCGAGCTGGCTCTCTACGAGATCCTCTTGATGAAGGACCCCGAGCACAATCAGAACGAGGAGGAGAAGATCAGCTCCTCCAGCCTGCGGCAgaggctgctggggacactgctgcGGCCCCCGCGG CAAGACCCGGCCTTGCCTTCGCGCCCGTACGTGATCGGCCTAACTGGAGGAACCGGGAGTGGGAAAACCTCCATCGCCAAAGCCCTGGGGCGCCTGGGAGCGTTCCTCATCGACGCCGACAAGCTGGGCCACGCCGCCTACGTCCCCGGCAGCCCTGCCTACGAGCGGGTGGTGGCAACGTTTGGGGCAG AAATCTTAAATGAAGACGGGACAATTAACAGGAAAGTCCTTGGGGCCAAAGTGTTTGGAAACCAG GAGCGGCTGAAGAGTCTCACGGACATTGTGTGGCCGGAGATCGCTCGCATGGTCAAGGAGCAGATTGGGGAGGCAGATGCTCAAG GAAAAGCCGTGTGCGTGCTGGATGCGGCCGTGCTGCTGGAGGCTGGCTGGCAAGACATGGTCCACGAGGTGTGGACGGCCATCATCCCCGAGGAGGAG GCAGTGAAGCGCATCATGGCCAGGGACGGGCTGAGCGAGGAGGCCGCTCGCAGCCGGCTGCGGAGCCAGATGAGCAACAGCCAGAG
- the LOC136111863 gene encoding estradiol 17-beta-dehydrogenase 1-like isoform X3 has product MEKTTVLITGCSSGIGLGLAARLAADGARRFKGKGVTLCRGGRHPRGSSVAPGVGSSVALVRVAALSPTVFATMRDVAKGEQLLAHLGGCCPDTLEVLQLDVTDPRSLAAAARRVQGQRLDVLALCPPVCNAGVGLMGPLETCSDHAMKTVFDVNLFGAVRTIQAFLPAMKRRRAGRIIVSSSIGGLQGLPFNSVYCASKFAVEGLCESLAIVLQPFNIHLTLVECGPVNTSFLANLQRPDPEGSELQDLDAETRGLYRRYLQHCQSLFRETAQEVEEVLQVFLEAISTPCPPLRCVTTQLFAPLSRLRLANPDGSAYVRAMHDFVFGHGGAGGDQP; this is encoded by the exons ATGGAGAAAACCACGGTGCTGATCACGGGCTGCTCCTCGGGCATCGGGCTGGGTCTGGCCGCGCGGCTGGCGGCCGATGGCGCTCGCAGGTTCAAAGGTAAAGGGGTGACACTGTGCCGGGGGGGCCGCCACCCCCGGGGGTCCTCGGTGGCACCCGGGGTGGGCAGCTCGGTGGCGTTGGTGCGGGTGGCTGCGCTCTCTCCCACAGTGTTTGCCACCATGCGGGACGTGGCCAAGGGCGAGCAGCTGCTGGCGCACCTGGGGGGCTGCTGCCCCGACACGCTGGAGGTCCTGCAGCTCGATGTCACCGACCCGCGCTCGCTGGCGGCCGCTGCGCGGCGGGTGCAGGGGCAGCGGTTGGATGTGCTGG CACTGTGCCCACCAGTCTGCAACGCGGGGGTGGGATTGATGGGACCCCTGGAGACCTGCTCCGACCACGCCATGAAAACCGTCTTCGACGTGAACCTTTTCGGGGCCGTCCGCACCATCCAGGCGTTCCTGCCCGCCATGAAGCGCCGCAGGGCCGGGCGGATCATCGTCTCCAGCAGCATCGGGGGGCTGCAAG GGCTGCCCTTCAACTCCGTGTACTGCGCCAGCAAGTTTGCAGTAGAGGGGCTGTGCGAGAGCTTGGCCATCGTCCTGCAGCCCTTCAACATCCA CCTGACGCTGGTGGAGTGCGGACCCGTCAACACCAGCTTCCTGGCCAACCTGCAGCGCCCAGACCCCGAGGGCAGCGAGCTGCAGGACCTGGATGCTGAAACACGGGGACTCTACCGCCGGTACCTGCAGCACTGCCAGAGCCTCTTCCGTGAGACGGCCCAGGAGGTGGAGGAGGTCCTGCAG GTGTTCCTGGAGGCCATcagcaccccctgccctcccctgcgCTGCGTCACCACCCAGCTCTTCGCCCCGCTCTCACGCCTGAGGTTGGCCAACCCCGATGGCTCCGCTTACGTCCGGGCCATGCACGACTTCGTGTTCGGccacggcggggccggcggggaccAGCCCTGA
- the LOC136111863 gene encoding bifunctional coenzyme A synthase-like isoform X1, whose product MAPLTSGPCTTSCSATAGPAGTSPEQRHRDAGGGPPALRCPSWLGHLGPTVSPIKPFAAARLPVPSLSSQPCPGACGGSARSPGAVQLRGPRYRPCPAGLAGTVPGGSPVPRAGGRSVRLLPPRADPPVATLPAPGRTATSHPRSRPSGTGHRAGSPERRSRGGPAARSGAAAAALPAGPGPAMPPFGSGLLVLTAPLAALPRRAAAAVAAAAGVVAGPLYVHLQPGLRLAAPAEPLPAAPPACPALLRALAALYAAAAAQRDLDLRVLLGPGCRRLSRPPRVLLAAAAEAPGPPGPVQLGLQHLAAAAYGCPPHLPAVLLGDPGDGAGDPEEDAQDAGAALPDFSDVVVGGTFDRLHGAHRLLLSACCLLARQRLLAGLADGDLLHHKVLMELIEPYELRAAKLREFLEDVKPSLRYDIVPLGDPYGPAVTDPDLQCLVVSEETRKGGEAVNKKRLENGLPELALYEILLMKDPEHNQNEEEKISSSSLRQRLLGTLLRPPRQDPALPSRPYVIGLTGGTGSGKTSIAKALGRLGAFLIDADKLGHAAYVPGSPAYERVVATFGAEILNEDGTINRKVLGAKVFGNQERLKSLTDIVWPEIARMVKEQIGEADAQGNPGGSHRSTKAGGKAVCVLDAAVLLEAGWQDMVHEVWTAIIPEEEAVKRIMARDGLSEEAARSRLRSQMSNSQRVEQSQVVLCTLWEPEVTRKQVEKAWDLLQQRLSP is encoded by the exons ATGGCTCCGCTTACGTCCGGGCCATGCACGACTTCGTGTTCGGccacggcggggccggcggggaccAGCCCTGAGCAGAGGCACCGAGACGCGGGGGGTggccccccagccctgcgatGTCCGTCCTGGCTGGGGCATCTCGGTCCCACGGTGTCGCCAATAAAGCCCTTTGCAGCCGCACGGCTCCCGGTTCCATCCCTCTCATCACAGCCCTGCCCGGGGGCTTGCGGGGGTTCAGCCCGGTCCCCGGGGGCGGTTCAGCTCCGGGGTCCCCGGTACCGGCCGTGCCCCGCGGGGTTGGCGGGGACCGTGCCCGGGGGTTCCCCGGTGCCGCGGGCGGGGGGCCGGTCTGTCCGTCTCCTCCCTCCGCGGGCGGACCCTCCGGTCGCCACGCTGCCCGCACCGGGACGCACCGCGACTTCCCATCCCCGCTCCCGGCCCTCGGGCACCGGGCACCGGGCGGGCTCCCCGGAGAGGCGTTCCCGGGGCGGTCCGGCGGCTCGTTCcggtgcggcggcggcggctcttccggcggggcccggcccggctaTGCCGCCTTTCGGCTCGGGGCTGCTGGTGCTCACGGCGCCGTTGGCCGCGCTgccccggcgggcggcggcggcggtggcggcggcggcgggggtggTGGCGGGGCCGCTGTACGTTCACCTGCAGCCGGGGCTGCGCTTGGCCGCCCCCGCCGAGCcgctccccgccgcgccgcccgcctgcCCGGCGCTGCTCCGGGCTCTGGCCGCGCTgtacgcggcggcggcggctcagcGGGACCTGGACCTGCGCGTCCTGCTGGGCCCCGGCTGCCGCCGCCTGTCCCGGCCCCCCCGCGTCCTGCTGGCCGCCGCCGCAGAGGCACCGGGGCCACCGGGGCCGGTGCAGCTCGGTCTGCAGCACTTGGCCGCCGCCGCCTACGGCTGCCCCCCGCACCTGCCCGCCGTGCTGCTGGGGGACCCCGGCGACGGCGCGGGGGACCCCGAGGAGGACGCCCAGGACGCCGGTGCGGCGCTGCCTGACTTCTCCGACGTGGTGGTCGGCGGGACCTTCGACCGGCTCCATGGCGCTCACCGCCTGCTGCTCAgcgcctgctgcctcctggcccgGCAGCGGCTCCTGGCTGGGTTGGCCGACGGCGACCTGCTCCACC ACAAGGTCCTGATGGAGCTGATCGAGCCGTACGAGCTTCGAGCAGCGAAGCTGCGTGAGTTCCTGGAGGACGTGAAGCCCTCGCTGCGTTACGACATCGTGCCTCTTGGTGACCCCTACGGCCCCGCCGTCACAGACCCCGACCTGCAGTGCTTGGTGGTCAGCGAGGAGACCCGCAAGGGAGGGGAGGCCGTGAACAAGAAGAGACTTGAAAAT GGGCTCCCCGAGCTGGCTCTCTACGAGATCCTCTTGATGAAGGACCCCGAGCACAATCAGAACGAGGAGGAGAAGATCAGCTCCTCCAGCCTGCGGCAgaggctgctggggacactgctgcGGCCCCCGCGG CAAGACCCGGCCTTGCCTTCGCGCCCGTACGTGATCGGCCTAACTGGAGGAACCGGGAGTGGGAAAACCTCCATCGCCAAAGCCCTGGGGCGCCTGGGAGCGTTCCTCATCGACGCCGACAAGCTGGGCCACGCCGCCTACGTCCCCGGCAGCCCTGCCTACGAGCGGGTGGTGGCAACGTTTGGGGCAG AAATCTTAAATGAAGACGGGACAATTAACAGGAAAGTCCTTGGGGCCAAAGTGTTTGGAAACCAG GAGCGGCTGAAGAGTCTCACGGACATTGTGTGGCCGGAGATCGCTCGCATGGTCAAGGAGCAGATTGGGGAGGCAGATGCTCAAGGTAACCCGGGCGGCTCCCATCGCAGCACAAAGGCAGGAG GAAAAGCCGTGTGCGTGCTGGATGCGGCCGTGCTGCTGGAGGCTGGCTGGCAAGACATGGTCCACGAGGTGTGGACGGCCATCATCCCCGAGGAGGAG GCAGTGAAGCGCATCATGGCCAGGGACGGGCTGAGCGAGGAGGCCGCTCGCAGCCGGCTGCGGAGCCAGATGAGCAACAGCCAGAG
- the LOC136111863 gene encoding estradiol 17-beta-dehydrogenase 1-like isoform X4: MEKTTVLITGCSSGIGLGLAARLAADGARRFKGKGVTLCRGGRHPRGSSVAPGVGSSVALVRVAALSPTVFATMRDVAKGEQLLAHLGGCCPDTLEVLQLDVTDPRSLAAAARRVQGQRLDVLVCNAGVGLMGPLETCSDHAMKTVFDVNLFGAVRTIQAFLPAMKRRRAGRIIVSSSIGGLQGLPFNSVYCASKFAVEGLCESLAIVLQPFNIHLTLVECGPVNTSFLANLQRPDPEGSELQDLDAETRGLYRRYLQHCQSLFRETAQEVEEVLQVFLEAISTPCPPLRCVTTQLFAPLSRLRLANPDGSAYVRAMHDFVFGHGGAGGDQP, from the exons ATGGAGAAAACCACGGTGCTGATCACGGGCTGCTCCTCGGGCATCGGGCTGGGTCTGGCCGCGCGGCTGGCGGCCGATGGCGCTCGCAGGTTCAAAGGTAAAGGGGTGACACTGTGCCGGGGGGGCCGCCACCCCCGGGGGTCCTCGGTGGCACCCGGGGTGGGCAGCTCGGTGGCGTTGGTGCGGGTGGCTGCGCTCTCTCCCACAGTGTTTGCCACCATGCGGGACGTGGCCAAGGGCGAGCAGCTGCTGGCGCACCTGGGGGGCTGCTGCCCCGACACGCTGGAGGTCCTGCAGCTCGATGTCACCGACCCGCGCTCGCTGGCGGCCGCTGCGCGGCGGGTGCAGGGGCAGCGGTTGGATGTGCTGG TCTGCAACGCGGGGGTGGGATTGATGGGACCCCTGGAGACCTGCTCCGACCACGCCATGAAAACCGTCTTCGACGTGAACCTTTTCGGGGCCGTCCGCACCATCCAGGCGTTCCTGCCCGCCATGAAGCGCCGCAGGGCCGGGCGGATCATCGTCTCCAGCAGCATCGGGGGGCTGCAAG GGCTGCCCTTCAACTCCGTGTACTGCGCCAGCAAGTTTGCAGTAGAGGGGCTGTGCGAGAGCTTGGCCATCGTCCTGCAGCCCTTCAACATCCA CCTGACGCTGGTGGAGTGCGGACCCGTCAACACCAGCTTCCTGGCCAACCTGCAGCGCCCAGACCCCGAGGGCAGCGAGCTGCAGGACCTGGATGCTGAAACACGGGGACTCTACCGCCGGTACCTGCAGCACTGCCAGAGCCTCTTCCGTGAGACGGCCCAGGAGGTGGAGGAGGTCCTGCAG GTGTTCCTGGAGGCCATcagcaccccctgccctcccctgcgCTGCGTCACCACCCAGCTCTTCGCCCCGCTCTCACGCCTGAGGTTGGCCAACCCCGATGGCTCCGCTTACGTCCGGGCCATGCACGACTTCGTGTTCGGccacggcggggccggcggggaccAGCCCTGA
- the LOC136111863 gene encoding estradiol 17-beta-dehydrogenase 1-like isoform X6, producing the protein MEKTTVLITGCSSGIGLGLAARLAADGARRFKGKGVTLCRGGRHPRGSSVAPGVGSSVALVRVAALSPTVFATMRDVAKGEQLLAHLGGCCPDTLEVLQLDVTDPRSLAAAARRVQGQRLDVLALCPPVCNAGVGLMGPLETCSDHAMKTVFDVNLFGAVRTIQAFLPAMKRRRAGRIIVSSSIGGLQGLPFNSVYCASKFAVEGLCESLAIVLQPFNIHAQTPRAASCRTWMLKHGDSTAGTCSTARASSVRRPRRWRRSCRCSWRPSAPPALPCAASPPSSSPRSHA; encoded by the exons ATGGAGAAAACCACGGTGCTGATCACGGGCTGCTCCTCGGGCATCGGGCTGGGTCTGGCCGCGCGGCTGGCGGCCGATGGCGCTCGCAGGTTCAAAGGTAAAGGGGTGACACTGTGCCGGGGGGGCCGCCACCCCCGGGGGTCCTCGGTGGCACCCGGGGTGGGCAGCTCGGTGGCGTTGGTGCGGGTGGCTGCGCTCTCTCCCACAGTGTTTGCCACCATGCGGGACGTGGCCAAGGGCGAGCAGCTGCTGGCGCACCTGGGGGGCTGCTGCCCCGACACGCTGGAGGTCCTGCAGCTCGATGTCACCGACCCGCGCTCGCTGGCGGCCGCTGCGCGGCGGGTGCAGGGGCAGCGGTTGGATGTGCTGG CACTGTGCCCACCAGTCTGCAACGCGGGGGTGGGATTGATGGGACCCCTGGAGACCTGCTCCGACCACGCCATGAAAACCGTCTTCGACGTGAACCTTTTCGGGGCCGTCCGCACCATCCAGGCGTTCCTGCCCGCCATGAAGCGCCGCAGGGCCGGGCGGATCATCGTCTCCAGCAGCATCGGGGGGCTGCAAG GGCTGCCCTTCAACTCCGTGTACTGCGCCAGCAAGTTTGCAGTAGAGGGGCTGTGCGAGAGCTTGGCCATCGTCCTGCAGCCCTTCAACATCCA CGCCCAGACCCCGAGGGCAGCGAGCTGCAGGACCTGGATGCTGAAACACGGGGACTCTACCGCCGGTACCTGCAGCACTGCCAGAGCCTCTTCCGTGAGACGGCCCAGGAGGTGGAGGAGGTCCTGCAG GTGTTCCTGGAGGCCATcagcaccccctgccctcccctgcgCTGCGTCACCACCCAGCTCTTCGCCCCGCTCTCACGCCTGA
- the LOC136111863 gene encoding estradiol 17-beta-dehydrogenase 1-like isoform X7, whose protein sequence is MEKTTVLITGCSSGIGLGLAARLAADGARRFKVFATMRDVAKGEQLLAHLGGCCPDTLEVLQLDVTDPRSLAAAARRVQGQRLDVLVCNAGVGLMGPLETCSDHAMKTVFDVNLFGAVRTIQAFLPAMKRRRAGRIIVSSSIGGLQGLPFNSVYCASKFAVEGLCESLAIVLQPFNIHLTLVECGPVNTSFLANLQRPDPEGSELQDLDAETRGLYRRYLQHCQSLFRETAQEVEEVLQVFLEAISTPCPPLRCVTTQLFAPLSRLRLANPDGSAYVRAMHDFVFGHGGAGGDQP, encoded by the exons ATGGAGAAAACCACGGTGCTGATCACGGGCTGCTCCTCGGGCATCGGGCTGGGTCTGGCCGCGCGGCTGGCGGCCGATGGCGCTCGCAGGTTCAAAG TGTTTGCCACCATGCGGGACGTGGCCAAGGGCGAGCAGCTGCTGGCGCACCTGGGGGGCTGCTGCCCCGACACGCTGGAGGTCCTGCAGCTCGATGTCACCGACCCGCGCTCGCTGGCGGCCGCTGCGCGGCGGGTGCAGGGGCAGCGGTTGGATGTGCTGG TCTGCAACGCGGGGGTGGGATTGATGGGACCCCTGGAGACCTGCTCCGACCACGCCATGAAAACCGTCTTCGACGTGAACCTTTTCGGGGCCGTCCGCACCATCCAGGCGTTCCTGCCCGCCATGAAGCGCCGCAGGGCCGGGCGGATCATCGTCTCCAGCAGCATCGGGGGGCTGCAAG GGCTGCCCTTCAACTCCGTGTACTGCGCCAGCAAGTTTGCAGTAGAGGGGCTGTGCGAGAGCTTGGCCATCGTCCTGCAGCCCTTCAACATCCA CCTGACGCTGGTGGAGTGCGGACCCGTCAACACCAGCTTCCTGGCCAACCTGCAGCGCCCAGACCCCGAGGGCAGCGAGCTGCAGGACCTGGATGCTGAAACACGGGGACTCTACCGCCGGTACCTGCAGCACTGCCAGAGCCTCTTCCGTGAGACGGCCCAGGAGGTGGAGGAGGTCCTGCAG GTGTTCCTGGAGGCCATcagcaccccctgccctcccctgcgCTGCGTCACCACCCAGCTCTTCGCCCCGCTCTCACGCCTGAGGTTGGCCAACCCCGATGGCTCCGCTTACGTCCGGGCCATGCACGACTTCGTGTTCGGccacggcggggccggcggggaccAGCCCTGA
- the LOC136111863 gene encoding estradiol 17-beta-dehydrogenase 1-like isoform X5, with the protein MEKTTVLITGCSSGIGLGLAARLAADGARRFKVFATMRDVAKGEQLLAHLGGCCPDTLEVLQLDVTDPRSLAAAARRVQGQRLDVLALCPPVCNAGVGLMGPLETCSDHAMKTVFDVNLFGAVRTIQAFLPAMKRRRAGRIIVSSSIGGLQGLPFNSVYCASKFAVEGLCESLAIVLQPFNIHLTLVECGPVNTSFLANLQRPDPEGSELQDLDAETRGLYRRYLQHCQSLFRETAQEVEEVLQVFLEAISTPCPPLRCVTTQLFAPLSRLRLANPDGSAYVRAMHDFVFGHGGAGGDQP; encoded by the exons ATGGAGAAAACCACGGTGCTGATCACGGGCTGCTCCTCGGGCATCGGGCTGGGTCTGGCCGCGCGGCTGGCGGCCGATGGCGCTCGCAGGTTCAAAG TGTTTGCCACCATGCGGGACGTGGCCAAGGGCGAGCAGCTGCTGGCGCACCTGGGGGGCTGCTGCCCCGACACGCTGGAGGTCCTGCAGCTCGATGTCACCGACCCGCGCTCGCTGGCGGCCGCTGCGCGGCGGGTGCAGGGGCAGCGGTTGGATGTGCTGG CACTGTGCCCACCAGTCTGCAACGCGGGGGTGGGATTGATGGGACCCCTGGAGACCTGCTCCGACCACGCCATGAAAACCGTCTTCGACGTGAACCTTTTCGGGGCCGTCCGCACCATCCAGGCGTTCCTGCCCGCCATGAAGCGCCGCAGGGCCGGGCGGATCATCGTCTCCAGCAGCATCGGGGGGCTGCAAG GGCTGCCCTTCAACTCCGTGTACTGCGCCAGCAAGTTTGCAGTAGAGGGGCTGTGCGAGAGCTTGGCCATCGTCCTGCAGCCCTTCAACATCCA CCTGACGCTGGTGGAGTGCGGACCCGTCAACACCAGCTTCCTGGCCAACCTGCAGCGCCCAGACCCCGAGGGCAGCGAGCTGCAGGACCTGGATGCTGAAACACGGGGACTCTACCGCCGGTACCTGCAGCACTGCCAGAGCCTCTTCCGTGAGACGGCCCAGGAGGTGGAGGAGGTCCTGCAG GTGTTCCTGGAGGCCATcagcaccccctgccctcccctgcgCTGCGTCACCACCCAGCTCTTCGCCCCGCTCTCACGCCTGAGGTTGGCCAACCCCGATGGCTCCGCTTACGTCCGGGCCATGCACGACTTCGTGTTCGGccacggcggggccggcggggaccAGCCCTGA